The following proteins come from a genomic window of Eulemur rufifrons isolate Redbay chromosome 26, OSU_ERuf_1, whole genome shotgun sequence:
- the LARP7 gene encoding la-related protein 7 isoform X1, whose amino-acid sequence METESGNQEKAMEEESTEKKKEVEKKKRSRVKQVLADIAKQVDFWFGDANLHKDRFLREQIEKSRDGYVDISLLVSFNKMKKLTTDGKLIARALKSSAVVELDLEGTRIRRKKPLGERPKDEDERTVYVELLPKNVNHSWIERVFGKCGNVVYISIPHYKSTGDPKGFAFVEFETKEQAAKAIEFLNNPPEEAPRKPGIFPKTVKNKPIPSLRAAEEKKKKKKKKGRMKKEDSVQVKELNMDTSDVSACKMKRSRTTSEGSEIETPEPQKQPSKKKKKRERVEASSLPEGRTGKRKRSSSEDAECPTPRSKVKKTAQKDTIKKEASEVSKENRDLEVSTEEEKDTGDIKDGSLLKTKRKHKKKHKERHKMGEEVIPLRVLSKSEWMDLKKEYLALQKASMASLKKTISQIKSESEMETDSGIPHNSGMKNEKASNEECRPQEKVNTTGPQFVSGVIVKILSTEPLPGRKLVRDTLAAISEVVYVDLLEGDTECHARFKTPEDAEAVINAYAEIKKKHCWKLEVLSGDHEQRYWQKILVDRQAKLNQPREKKRGTEKLITKAEKIRLAKTQQASKHIRFSEYD is encoded by the exons ATGGAAACTGAAAGTGGAAATCAAGAAAAGGCCATGGAAGAAGAAagcactgaaaagaaaaaggaagtagaaaaaaagaaacggTCTCGAGTTAAACAGGTGCTGGCGGATATTGCTAAGCAAGTAGACTTCTGGTTTGGGGATGCAAATCTTCACAAGGATAGATTTCTTCGAGAGCAGATAGAAAAATCTAGAGATGGAT atgtCGATATATCACTTCTGGTGtcttttaacaaaatgaaaaaattaaccaCTGATGGGAAGTTAATAGCCAGAGCTTTGAAAAGTTCAGCTGTTGTAGAG CTGGATTTAGAAGGCACCAGAATCAGGAGGAAAAAGCCCCTGGGTGAAAGACCAAAGGATGAGGATGAGCGGACAGTGTACGTG GAGTTACTCCCCAAAAATGTTAATCACAGCTGGATTGAAAGAGTATTTGGTAAATGTGGCAATGTTGTTTACATAAGTATACCACATTATAAGTCTACTGGAGATCCAAAGGGATTTGCTTTTGTGGAAtttgaaacaaaagaacaagCAGCGAAAGCTATCGAG TTTCTTAACAACCCACCAGAAGAAGCACCAAGAAAACCTGGCATATTTCCCAAGACAGTAAAAAATAAGCCCATTCCATCCTTAAGAGCGGCTG aagaaaagaaaaagaaaaagaagaagaaaggccGAATGAAGAAGGAAGACAGCGTTCAGGTGAAAGAGTTAAACATGGACACAAGCGACGTGAGCGCTTGCAAAATGAAAAGATCGAGAACCACGTCCGAGGGCTCAGAAATAGAAACTCCTGAACCCCAAAAGCAACcgtcaaagaaaaagaaaaaacgaGAAAGAGTTGAAGCATCCAGCTTACCTGAAGGCAGAACAGGGAAGCGGAAGAGAAGTAGCTCTGAAGATGCAGAATGCCCAACTCCCAGATCGAAAGTAAAGAAAACAGCTCAGAAAGACACCATTAAAAAAGAAGCGTCAGAAGTTTCCAAAGAAAACAGAG aTTTAGAAGTTTCTACTGAAGAGGAAAAGGATACTGGAGATATAAAAGATGGttctctcttaaaaacaaaaagaaaacataagaaaaaacacaaagagagaCATAAAATGGGAGAAGAGGTTATACCATTAAGAGTACTGTCAAA GAGTGAATggatggatttaaaaaaagagtatctAGCACTACAAAAAGCTAGCATGGCTTCCCTGAAGAAAACAATAtcccaaataaaatcagaatcagAAATGGAAACAGACAGCGGAATACCTCACAATTCTggcatgaaaaatgaaaaag CCAGCAATGAAGAGTGTCGCCCACAAGAGAAAGTTAACACAACAGGACCACAGTTTGTGAGTGGAGTGATTGTGAAGATCCTTAGCACTGAGCCACTTCCTGGCAGGAAACTAGTCAGG GACACGTTGGCAGCAATCTCAGAAGTTGTGTACGTTGATTTGCTGGAAGGAGATACAGAATGCCATGCTAGGTTTAAAACCCCTGAGGACGCCGAAGCAGTAATAAATGCATAcgcagaaattaaaaagaaacactgCTGGAAACTGGAGGTCCTTTCTG gtgaTCACGAACAAAGGTATTGGCAGAAGATTTTGGTTGATAGACAGGCCAAACTTAATCAGCCTCGGGAAAAGAAGAGAGGCACTGAAAag tTAATCACCAAAGCAGAAAAGATTAGACTGGCAAAGACTCAACAAGCAAGTAAACACATAAGGTTTTCTGAATatgattga
- the LARP7 gene encoding la-related protein 7 isoform X2, protein METESGNQEKAMEEESTEKKKEVEKKKRSRVKQVLADIAKQVDFWFGDANLHKDRFLREQIEKSRDGYVDISLLVSFNKMKKLTTDGKLIARALKSSAVVELDLEGTRIRRKKPLGERPKDEDERTVYVELLPKNVNHSWIERVFGKCGNVVYISIPHYKSTGDPKGFAFVEFETKEQAAKAIEFLNNPPEEAPRKPGIFPKTVKNKPIPSLRAAEKKKKKKKKGRMKKEDSVQVKELNMDTSDVSACKMKRSRTTSEGSEIETPEPQKQPSKKKKKRERVEASSLPEGRTGKRKRSSSEDAECPTPRSKVKKTAQKDTIKKEASEVSKENRDLEVSTEEEKDTGDIKDGSLLKTKRKHKKKHKERHKMGEEVIPLRVLSKSEWMDLKKEYLALQKASMASLKKTISQIKSESEMETDSGIPHNSGMKNEKASNEECRPQEKVNTTGPQFVSGVIVKILSTEPLPGRKLVRDTLAAISEVVYVDLLEGDTECHARFKTPEDAEAVINAYAEIKKKHCWKLEVLSGDHEQRYWQKILVDRQAKLNQPREKKRGTEKLITKAEKIRLAKTQQASKHIRFSEYD, encoded by the exons ATGGAAACTGAAAGTGGAAATCAAGAAAAGGCCATGGAAGAAGAAagcactgaaaagaaaaaggaagtagaaaaaaagaaacggTCTCGAGTTAAACAGGTGCTGGCGGATATTGCTAAGCAAGTAGACTTCTGGTTTGGGGATGCAAATCTTCACAAGGATAGATTTCTTCGAGAGCAGATAGAAAAATCTAGAGATGGAT atgtCGATATATCACTTCTGGTGtcttttaacaaaatgaaaaaattaaccaCTGATGGGAAGTTAATAGCCAGAGCTTTGAAAAGTTCAGCTGTTGTAGAG CTGGATTTAGAAGGCACCAGAATCAGGAGGAAAAAGCCCCTGGGTGAAAGACCAAAGGATGAGGATGAGCGGACAGTGTACGTG GAGTTACTCCCCAAAAATGTTAATCACAGCTGGATTGAAAGAGTATTTGGTAAATGTGGCAATGTTGTTTACATAAGTATACCACATTATAAGTCTACTGGAGATCCAAAGGGATTTGCTTTTGTGGAAtttgaaacaaaagaacaagCAGCGAAAGCTATCGAG TTTCTTAACAACCCACCAGAAGAAGCACCAAGAAAACCTGGCATATTTCCCAAGACAGTAAAAAATAAGCCCATTCCATCCTTAAGAGCGGCTG aaaagaaaaagaaaaagaagaagaaaggccGAATGAAGAAGGAAGACAGCGTTCAGGTGAAAGAGTTAAACATGGACACAAGCGACGTGAGCGCTTGCAAAATGAAAAGATCGAGAACCACGTCCGAGGGCTCAGAAATAGAAACTCCTGAACCCCAAAAGCAACcgtcaaagaaaaagaaaaaacgaGAAAGAGTTGAAGCATCCAGCTTACCTGAAGGCAGAACAGGGAAGCGGAAGAGAAGTAGCTCTGAAGATGCAGAATGCCCAACTCCCAGATCGAAAGTAAAGAAAACAGCTCAGAAAGACACCATTAAAAAAGAAGCGTCAGAAGTTTCCAAAGAAAACAGAG aTTTAGAAGTTTCTACTGAAGAGGAAAAGGATACTGGAGATATAAAAGATGGttctctcttaaaaacaaaaagaaaacataagaaaaaacacaaagagagaCATAAAATGGGAGAAGAGGTTATACCATTAAGAGTACTGTCAAA GAGTGAATggatggatttaaaaaaagagtatctAGCACTACAAAAAGCTAGCATGGCTTCCCTGAAGAAAACAATAtcccaaataaaatcagaatcagAAATGGAAACAGACAGCGGAATACCTCACAATTCTggcatgaaaaatgaaaaag CCAGCAATGAAGAGTGTCGCCCACAAGAGAAAGTTAACACAACAGGACCACAGTTTGTGAGTGGAGTGATTGTGAAGATCCTTAGCACTGAGCCACTTCCTGGCAGGAAACTAGTCAGG GACACGTTGGCAGCAATCTCAGAAGTTGTGTACGTTGATTTGCTGGAAGGAGATACAGAATGCCATGCTAGGTTTAAAACCCCTGAGGACGCCGAAGCAGTAATAAATGCATAcgcagaaattaaaaagaaacactgCTGGAAACTGGAGGTCCTTTCTG gtgaTCACGAACAAAGGTATTGGCAGAAGATTTTGGTTGATAGACAGGCCAAACTTAATCAGCCTCGGGAAAAGAAGAGAGGCACTGAAAag tTAATCACCAAAGCAGAAAAGATTAGACTGGCAAAGACTCAACAAGCAAGTAAACACATAAGGTTTTCTGAATatgattga